From Toxorhynchites rutilus septentrionalis strain SRP chromosome 2, ASM2978413v1, whole genome shotgun sequence, a single genomic window includes:
- the LOC129769250 gene encoding phenoloxidase-activating factor 2-like, producing MARHACMVHRATLLIATLLSIIFGIHCECDGICVPMHKCKSNTFGGFVVDTRIGDDEESVDDCNHYLEVCCDKEDVVEHVTAHPVAPTDAGPCPAPGDRQFAECGIRHIRGVGMRLAYTTNEAEFGEFPWMVALFTEDSIHGRKYICGGSLIEPNVIMTAAHCVFNKTSETIIVRAGEWDFQTENEIRRHQEATVQQVIVHQFFHESYLFNDVALLILERPFVADDHIQTICLPPAKTTFNGQNCFVSGWGKEKWDSDSYKAILKKVELPIVSHSECQTALRSTGLGKKFRLHSTFLCAGGEKDIDSCSGDGGSPLVCPMPNQYNKYYQAGIVAWGIRCGQEGIPGVYVRSAIYTDWIHETINDLQNGGTIFVNN from the exons ATGGCACGACACGCTTGTATGGTTCATAGAGCTACCTTGTTGATTGCAACGTTGCTCAGTATCATTTTTGGAATTCATTGTGAG TGCGATGGGATATGTGTACCAATGCACAAGTGCAAATCTAACACCTTTGGAGGTTTTGTTGTTGATACGAG AATCGGCGATGATGAAGAATCCGTTGATGATTGTAATCATTATTTAGAAGTGTGTTGCGACAAGGAAGATGTGGTCGAACACGTGACAGCTCACCCAGTCGCACCTACCGATGCTGGTCCCTGTCCTGCTCCTGGCGATCGACAATTTGCCGAGTGTGGCATCAGACATATAAGGGGTGTTGGAATGAGGTTAGCTTATACCACTAATGAGGCCGAATTTGGAGAATTCCCATGGATGGTAGCTCTTTTCACGGAAGATTCGATTCATGGTCGAAAATATATATGTGGCGGTTCATTAATTGAACCAAACGTGATAATGACAGCAGCCCACTGCGTGTTCAACAAAACCTCCGAAACCATAATCGTCCGTGCTGGCGAATGGGACTTCCAAACTGAAAATGAAATTCGAAGACATCAA GAAGCAACTGTTCAACAGGTGATTGTTCATCAATTCTTTCACGAGTCTTACTTGTTCAACGACGTTGCTTTGCTGATATTGGAGCGGCCTTTCGTGGCGGATGATCACATTCAAACGATTTGCTTACCGCCAGCCAAGACAACGTTTAATGGCCAGAATTGTTTCGTTTCCGGTTGGGGAAAAGAGAAATGGGATTCCGACAGCTACAAAGCGATATTGAAGAAAGTAGAACTTCCCATAGTTAGCCATTCAGAATGCCAGACAGCGCTGAGATCGACTGGTTTGGGAAAAAAGTTTCGGCTGCACAGTACTTTCCTATGCGCTGGAGGGGAGAAGGATATCGATTCTTGTTCGGGCGATGGAGGCTCTCCACTAGTTTGCCCGATGCCCAACCAGTACAATAAGTATTATCAAGCCGGTATTGTTGCATGGGGCATTCGCTGCGGCCAGGAAGGTATTCCGGGAGTTTATGTTAGGAGCGCAATCTATACGGATTGGATTCATGAAACGATAAATGATTTACAAAATGGTGGCACCATTTTTGTCAATAACTAG